One Sphingobium sp. CAP-1 genomic region harbors:
- a CDS encoding CoA transferase subunit A → MFDKRMTVDDIVDQLSDGMTIGIGGWATRRKPMALIRAIARSNLKDLTVMAGYGGMDIGLLAATGKIRKLVFAFASLDHFPLEPHFRNARQAGAFEVLELDEGMYHWGLRAGAMKLPFLPTRVGIGTDIINQSGFDFKFVTSPYADGEELVAMPALVPDVALIHAHRSDEKGNLLTLSKDALFDELLVRAAKKSFATVEKIVPTAELDMKANSRYNLVERAMIDGVAEAMLGAHPSSADPDYQLDLKHIKTYVESAASPEAWAEYKAKFIDVSEADYQAAVGGAEAVTALPVPIY, encoded by the coding sequence ATGTTCGATAAGCGCATGACGGTGGACGACATCGTCGACCAACTTTCCGACGGGATGACGATCGGCATTGGCGGCTGGGCGACCCGCCGCAAGCCGATGGCGCTGATCCGCGCCATCGCCCGGTCGAACCTGAAGGATCTGACCGTCATGGCGGGCTATGGCGGCATGGATATCGGCCTGCTGGCCGCCACCGGCAAGATCCGCAAGCTGGTCTTTGCCTTTGCCAGCCTCGACCATTTCCCGCTCGAACCGCATTTCCGCAATGCCCGGCAGGCCGGCGCATTCGAGGTGCTGGAACTGGACGAAGGCATGTACCACTGGGGTCTGCGCGCCGGTGCGATGAAGCTGCCCTTCCTGCCGACCCGCGTCGGCATCGGCACCGACATCATCAACCAGTCCGGTTTCGACTTCAAATTCGTGACCAGCCCCTATGCCGATGGCGAAGAACTGGTCGCCATGCCCGCGCTGGTGCCCGATGTCGCGCTGATCCATGCGCATCGTTCGGACGAGAAAGGCAATCTGCTGACCTTGAGCAAGGATGCGTTGTTCGACGAATTGCTGGTCCGCGCCGCGAAGAAGAGCTTCGCCACGGTCGAGAAGATCGTGCCGACCGCCGAACTCGATATGAAGGCGAACAGCCGCTACAATCTGGTCGAGCGGGCGATGATCGACGGCGTCGCAGAGGCCATGCTGGGCGCGCATCCCAGCAGCGCCGACCCGGACTATCAGCTCGATCTGAAGCATATCAAAACCTATGTCGAGAGCGCCGCGTCGCCCGAAGCCTGGGCCGAGTACAAGGCGAAGTTCATC